One Megalopta genalis isolate 19385.01 unplaced genomic scaffold, iyMegGena1_principal scaffold0624, whole genome shotgun sequence DNA segment encodes these proteins:
- the LOC143263456 gene encoding death-associated inhibitor of apoptosis 1-like — MRREEEEEEEEEVEEEEEEEEDAEDCDCNQRLSITVPSARSASFGSSSWKKEIMMDYRREEDRLRSFEFWPIEYIQPEELAAAGFYYLGQDDFVACFACDIELHRWQHNDRAMSEHHFWSRNCPYVLGENCGNVPIDAHPTIMSISSSRSGVDECGIYDYTMDEKRASS, encoded by the exons aggaggaggaggaggaggaggaggaggtggaggaggaggaggaggaggaggaggacgcgGAAGACTGCGATTGCAATCAACGGCTCAGTATCACTGTGCCCTCAGCGAGGAGCGCGTCCTTTGGAAGTAGTTCATGGAAG AAAGAGATAATGATGGACTATCGACGCGAGGAGGATAGACTTCGAAGTTTCGAATTCTGGCCAATTGAGTATATTCAGCCGGAGGAGCTTGCAGCCGCAGGATTTTACTATCTGGGTCAAGACGATTTTGTCGCATGTTTTGCATGCGACATCGAATTGCATCGGTGGCAACATAACGACAGGGCTATGTCGGAGCATCACTTCTGGTCCAGAAACTGCCCATATGTACTGGGGGAAAATTGTGGCAACGTGCCGATCGATGCTCATCCCACAATCATGTCGATATCATCATCAAGAAGCGGTGTGGACGAGTGCGGAATCTACGATTATACCATGGATGAGAAGAG agCGTCATcctga